In Selenomonas dianae, a genomic segment contains:
- a CDS encoding type I restriction-modification system subunit M, whose translation MNKQKLAQYIWASANQMRGTIAANTYKDYILAFIFYKYLSDYEISFLKANGYDDAMIADEVNEADTSLVQFVQNNIGYFIAHEHLYATWLAMRNDFDVSNVSDALAAFNRLISPTHTKVFEKIFDTLQSGLSNFGNSSGAQTKAIRSLLALIKDIPTDGRQGYDVLGFIYEYLIGMFASNAGKKAGEFYTPHEVSLLMSEIIARHLQERNTIQIYDPTSGSGSLLINIGRSASKYMSPNAIKYYAQELEKSTYDLTRMNLVMRGISPANIEVRNADTLEEDWPNDPAKPYEPLYVDAVVSNPPYSKAWDPSDKEHDPRYVRFGLAPRGKADYAFLLHDLYHLRPDGIMTIVLPHGVLFRGGEEGTIRKNLIEENHIDAIIGLPPNIFFGTGIPTIIMVLRQQRPHTDVLIIDAAKGFVKEGKNNRLRASDIKRIVDVIARRADVARFARVVSRDEIRANEYNLNIPRYVNSAEPAEQWDVYACMFGGIPRTELSAMEPYWRTLPTLKSALFHDADAPYVRLAVDHVRDAIECHADVRAFAQSIHAALSSYPGVLRSVLMDGMAQVDIARAEAQLGDALFACLADAPLIDPYAAYQMLDEAWEHIAVDLEMIQTEGFSVVREVDMEEQDGRIIPFALVQRTLLRTEVDALQAMREELAEIPNAYADILENMSADEREECAEILSEEGDAFLSKEVTRKEKELHKDNRLAFGALCRIVDNVSAVMKREKKLKKEIREAEAALTAKTKACIEQLSDDTARDLLEKKWIVPLVEDLQSLPATVIKEAVHRIEVLQNKYAVTFSAIEEEIRETETALAQMVDLLEGSTYDRHGLDAFKALLMGEQNG comes from the coding sequence ATGAACAAACAAAAGCTTGCACAGTATATATGGGCATCGGCGAACCAGATGCGCGGTACGATTGCCGCAAACACCTATAAAGACTATATCCTTGCCTTTATTTTTTACAAATATCTCTCCGATTATGAGATCAGCTTCCTAAAGGCGAACGGCTACGATGATGCCATGATCGCGGATGAGGTAAATGAGGCAGATACTTCTTTGGTTCAGTTTGTGCAGAACAACATCGGCTATTTCATCGCGCATGAACATCTCTATGCCACATGGCTTGCGATGCGCAATGATTTCGATGTGTCCAATGTCAGTGATGCACTCGCCGCATTTAACCGCCTCATCTCGCCGACACATACCAAGGTCTTTGAGAAGATCTTTGATACACTGCAGAGCGGTCTGTCGAACTTCGGCAACAGTTCCGGTGCGCAGACCAAGGCAATCCGCAGCCTCCTCGCACTCATCAAGGACATCCCGACGGACGGGAGGCAGGGCTACGACGTACTCGGCTTTATCTATGAGTACCTTATCGGTATGTTTGCGTCCAATGCCGGAAAAAAGGCGGGGGAGTTCTACACACCGCATGAGGTCTCTCTGCTCATGTCCGAGATCATCGCACGGCACCTGCAAGAGCGAAATACAATCCAAATCTATGATCCGACGAGCGGTTCCGGCTCGCTCCTCATCAACATTGGCAGGAGTGCATCGAAATATATGTCCCCCAACGCCATTAAATACTATGCGCAGGAACTTGAGAAAAGCACATATGATCTTACCCGTATGAATCTCGTCATGCGCGGCATCAGCCCCGCCAACATCGAGGTGCGCAATGCGGATACGCTTGAGGAGGATTGGCCCAACGACCCTGCGAAGCCGTATGAGCCGCTCTACGTCGATGCCGTCGTTTCCAATCCGCCCTACTCAAAGGCATGGGATCCGTCCGACAAGGAGCATGACCCGCGTTATGTGCGCTTCGGACTTGCGCCGCGTGGCAAGGCGGACTATGCGTTTCTCCTGCACGATCTGTACCATCTGAGACCCGACGGCATCATGACGATTGTCCTGCCGCATGGCGTTCTCTTTCGCGGTGGTGAGGAGGGGACGATACGGAAGAATCTCATCGAGGAAAACCACATTGATGCCATCATCGGACTGCCGCCGAACATCTTCTTCGGTACGGGGATCCCGACCATCATCATGGTGCTGCGTCAGCAGCGCCCGCATACCGATGTTCTCATCATCGACGCCGCCAAGGGATTCGTCAAGGAAGGGAAGAACAACAGGCTCCGCGCCTCGGACATCAAGCGCATTGTGGACGTGATCGCCCGTCGTGCGGATGTGGCACGCTTTGCACGCGTTGTTTCGCGTGATGAGATTCGCGCGAACGAGTACAACCTCAACATCCCGCGCTATGTGAACTCTGCCGAACCCGCCGAACAGTGGGATGTGTATGCGTGTATGTTCGGCGGGATTCCCCGGACGGAACTCTCGGCAATGGAGCCATATTGGCGGACACTGCCGACACTAAAATCCGCGCTCTTTCATGATGCGGATGCGCCCTATGTGCGGCTTGCCGTAGATCATGTGCGGGATGCCATCGAGTGTCATGCGGATGTACGTGCATTCGCGCAGAGCATCCATGCGGCACTGTCCTCCTATCCCGGCGTTCTGCGCAGTGTGCTGATGGATGGGATGGCGCAGGTTGACATCGCACGTGCGGAGGCACAGCTGGGGGATGCGCTTTTCGCGTGCCTTGCTGATGCGCCTCTCATCGACCCGTATGCCGCCTATCAGATGCTCGACGAGGCGTGGGAGCATATCGCCGTTGATCTTGAGATGATACAGACGGAGGGCTTTTCTGTTGTGCGGGAGGTGGATATGGAGGAGCAGGACGGCCGTATCATCCCTTTTGCGCTCGTGCAGAGAACACTGCTCCGCACAGAGGTGGATGCCCTGCAGGCGATGCGGGAGGAGTTGGCGGAGATCCCGAATGCGTATGCGGACATCCTCGAAAATATGAGTGCGGATGAGCGTGAGGAATGCGCGGAGATCCTGAGCGAGGAGGGAGATGCGTTCCTTTCGAAGGAGGTCACGCGCAAGGAAAAAGAACTGCACAAGGACAACCGTCTTGCGTTTGGCGCATTGTGCCGGATCGTGGACAACGTGAGTGCGGTCATGAAGCGGGAAAAGAAACTCAAAAAGGAGATCAGAGAAGCGGAAGCGGCACTCACGGCAAAGACAAAGGCGTGCATCGAGCAACTTTCCGATGATACGGCGCGTGATCTGCTTGAAAAGAAATGGATTGTTCCACTGGTGGAGGACTTGCAGAGCCTCCCCGCGACGGTCATCAAGGAAGCAGTACACCGTATCGAGGTACTGCAAAATAAGTATGCGGTCACATTCTCCGCCATCGAGGAGGAGATACGGGAGACGGAGACGGCTCTCGCGCAGATGGTCGATCTGTTGGAGGGGAGCACATACGACCGTCATGGACTGGATGCGTTCAAAGCACTGTTGATGGGTGAACAAAATGGATAA
- a CDS encoding type I restriction endonuclease subunit R gives MAMAFQSEEKFEKALTERLASSMGWETEILMYPTEADLIRNWADILFANNRSRDRLGDYPLTQGEMQQIINHITIDCRTPLALNEFINGKSVSIRRENPEDKEHFGKNVSLKIYDRTEIAAGQSRYQIARQPVFHAKSKLLGDRRGDVMLLINGMPVIHIELKRSGIPVSQAYYQIEKYAKEGVFTGLFSLVQVFVAMNPEKTVYFANPGPDGTFNKDYYFHWADFNNTPMNDWQAIASHLLSIPMAHQLIGFYTVADHADGVLKVMRSYQYYAASGIAAAMATMRWGEGNQRGGYVWHTTGSGKTMTSFKAAQLIADGNDADKVIFLTDRIELGTQSLKAYRAFAGVLTVIQATEHTRALKSKLRSSNPDDTLVVTSIQKMSNLAEEGGLSAKDRTSIDGKRMVFIVDEAHRSTFGTMLAGIKATFPNAVFFGFTGTPIFEENAKKKSDQMDVFGARIHTYTIADGIRDGNVLGFDPYQVLTFRDRDVRRAVALHEAKAQTVAEALADPAKAKVYRHFTTDKKIRMAGYKDTNGIWVQGIEDYLPSEQYRTEEHTRTVVEDIGENWEMLSHAGKFHAIFATSSIAEAVRYYRRMKAELPKLAVTCLFDPNIDNNDGAKAKQDDLLEIISDYNVRYAQNFTLPMHAAFKKDVALRLAHKEPYRYLAPEQQLDLLIVVDQMLTGFDSKWVNTLYLDKLLTYENIIQAFSRTNRLFGSEKPFGVIRYYRKPHTMQQNIEAAVRLYAENRPQGLFVDKLPYHLRRMNELYADIADLFAAAGVADFMQLPGDRAERGKFAALFRDFNSCLRAAEVQGFHWKKSVYKCEDGGGATQIITLSFDEQRYRTLALRYKELFAEVERTRTGGGDVPYDLVGDLMEIDTEVIDADYMNSRFEKYLKALEQGDGAQQAKDELHRTFAALGREEQKYAAVFLHDLESGNVTVEAGRTLRDYITQYQCHAKTTEIDRLTDAFGLDGKMLKEISGLGLTAATINAYGRLDALKQTVDLQKAQAFLKDCDGRTLRVPDVHRRVDEVLRTFILNGTLAPEIRTALL, from the coding sequence ATGGCGATGGCGTTTCAGAGCGAGGAAAAGTTTGAGAAGGCATTGACGGAACGGCTCGCTTCCTCGATGGGGTGGGAGACCGAGATCCTCATGTACCCGACGGAGGCGGATTTGATACGGAACTGGGCGGACATCCTCTTTGCGAACAATCGCAGCCGCGACCGCCTGGGCGATTATCCGCTCACGCAGGGCGAGATGCAGCAGATTATCAATCACATCACGATTGATTGCAGGACACCGCTCGCGCTCAATGAGTTCATCAATGGCAAGTCGGTGTCCATCCGTCGTGAGAATCCGGAGGACAAGGAACATTTTGGCAAGAATGTCAGTCTGAAGATCTATGACCGTACGGAGATCGCCGCAGGTCAGAGCCGCTATCAGATCGCACGTCAGCCCGTTTTCCATGCGAAGTCGAAGCTGCTTGGCGATCGGCGCGGCGATGTGATGCTCCTCATCAACGGGATGCCGGTGATCCACATCGAGCTGAAGCGCAGCGGTATCCCCGTGAGCCAGGCATATTACCAGATCGAGAAATACGCAAAGGAGGGCGTTTTCACGGGGCTGTTTTCGCTTGTGCAGGTGTTTGTCGCGATGAATCCGGAGAAGACGGTCTATTTTGCAAATCCCGGCCCCGATGGGACGTTCAACAAGGACTATTATTTTCACTGGGCGGATTTCAACAATACGCCGATGAATGACTGGCAGGCGATTGCCTCCCATCTGCTCTCGATTCCGATGGCGCATCAGCTGATCGGCTTCTATACGGTGGCGGATCATGCGGACGGTGTGCTCAAGGTCATGCGCAGTTATCAATACTATGCGGCAAGCGGGATTGCGGCGGCGATGGCGACGATGCGGTGGGGTGAGGGGAATCAGCGCGGCGGCTATGTCTGGCATACGACCGGCTCGGGCAAGACGATGACGAGTTTCAAGGCGGCACAGCTGATTGCGGACGGAAACGATGCGGACAAGGTGATATTTCTGACCGACCGCATCGAGCTTGGCACGCAGTCCCTCAAGGCGTACCGCGCCTTTGCGGGGGTTCTTACCGTGATTCAGGCGACAGAGCATACGCGCGCTCTCAAAAGCAAGCTGCGGAGCAGCAATCCCGACGATACGCTGGTTGTGACATCCATCCAGAAGATGAGCAATCTTGCGGAGGAGGGCGGGCTGAGCGCCAAGGACAGAACGTCCATCGACGGTAAGCGGATGGTCTTTATCGTGGATGAGGCGCACCGCTCGACGTTCGGTACGATGCTCGCGGGGATTAAGGCGACGTTTCCGAACGCGGTCTTTTTCGGGTTCACGGGAACTCCGATTTTCGAGGAGAATGCGAAGAAAAAAAGCGATCAGATGGATGTGTTCGGTGCACGGATTCATACCTATACCATTGCGGACGGGATTCGCGACGGGAATGTGCTCGGGTTCGACCCGTATCAGGTGTTGACGTTCCGCGACAGGGATGTGCGCCGTGCGGTCGCGCTCCACGAGGCGAAGGCACAGACGGTGGCGGAGGCGCTTGCCGATCCCGCGAAGGCGAAAGTCTATCGGCATTTCACCACGGACAAGAAAATCAGGATGGCGGGCTATAAGGATACAAATGGTATATGGGTGCAGGGGATCGAGGATTACCTGCCGTCTGAGCAGTACCGCACAGAGGAGCACACAAGAACGGTTGTCGAGGACATTGGCGAGAACTGGGAGATGCTCAGTCATGCGGGGAAGTTTCACGCGATCTTTGCAACGAGCAGCATTGCGGAGGCGGTTCGATACTACCGCAGGATGAAGGCGGAGCTGCCGAAGCTTGCCGTCACCTGCCTTTTTGATCCGAACATCGACAACAACGATGGAGCGAAGGCAAAGCAGGATGATTTGCTTGAGATTATCTCGGACTATAACGTGCGGTATGCGCAGAACTTTACCCTTCCGATGCACGCGGCGTTTAAGAAGGATGTCGCGCTGCGTCTTGCACACAAGGAGCCGTATCGGTATCTCGCGCCGGAGCAGCAGCTCGATCTTCTCATTGTAGTGGATCAGATGCTGACGGGCTTTGATTCGAAATGGGTCAATACGCTGTATCTGGACAAGCTGTTGACGTACGAGAATATCATTCAGGCGTTCTCGCGGACGAACCGCCTCTTTGGTTCTGAGAAGCCGTTTGGCGTGATCCGTTACTATCGCAAGCCGCATACGATGCAGCAGAACATTGAGGCTGCGGTAAGGCTCTACGCCGAAAACCGTCCGCAGGGGTTGTTTGTGGACAAGCTGCCGTATCATCTGCGCAGGATGAATGAACTCTATGCGGACATTGCCGATCTCTTTGCGGCGGCGGGGGTCGCGGACTTCATGCAGCTGCCGGGCGATCGGGCGGAGCGTGGGAAGTTTGCCGCTCTTTTTCGTGATTTCAACAGCTGTCTGCGGGCTGCCGAGGTGCAGGGATTTCATTGGAAGAAGTCTGTTTACAAATGTGAGGACGGGGGCGGGGCGACGCAGATCATTACACTCTCCTTTGACGAGCAGCGCTATCGCACGCTGGCACTGCGGTACAAGGAGCTGTTTGCTGAGGTGGAGCGTACGCGTACGGGCGGCGGCGATGTGCCGTATGATCTCGTCGGCGATCTGATGGAGATTGATACGGAGGTCATTGATGCGGACTATATGAACAGCCGTTTCGAGAAATATCTGAAGGCGTTGGAACAGGGAGACGGGGCGCAGCAGGCAAAGGATGAGCTGCACCGAACGTTCGCCGCGCTCGGGCGTGAGGAGCAGAAGTATGCTGCTGTGTTCCTGCATGATCTGGAGAGCGGCAATGTCACAGTGGAGGCGGGCAGGACGCTGCGCGACTATATCACGCAGTATCAGTGTCATGCGAAGACGACGGAGATCGACCGGCTCACCGATGCGTTCGGACTTGATGGAAAGATGCTGAAAGAGATTTCGGGTCTTGGGCTTACGGCTGCGACCATCAATGCATATGGCAGATTGGATGCGCTGAAACAGACGGTGGATCTGCAAAAGGCGCAGGCGTTTTTGAAAGACTGTGACGGCAGGACGCTCCGTGTACCCGATGTCCATAGGAGGGTGGATGAGGTGCTCCGCACGTTTATCCTGAACGGTACACTTGCGCCTGAGATTCGTACGGCGCTTCTTTAA
- a CDS encoding restriction endonuclease subunit S yields MDKTRTTPAIRFKGFTDAWEQRELGEIVQVTMGQSPDGNTYSNEPNGYILIQGNADLQNGWVVPRVWTTQITKIAASGDLIMSVRAPAGAMGKTAYHAVIGRGVAAIKGNEFIYQLLVKMDSDGFWKTYSCGSTFESLNSDNVKKAEISVPKSEEQHAIGSFFSQLDHLITLHQRKYDKLQNIKKSMLEKMFPKNNSKFPEIRFRGFTDAWEQRELGEISDSLEYGLNAAAKRFDGRNKYLRITDIDDTTRSFMHTDITSPDCDTTYAGKYQLQKNEIVFARTGASVGKTYIYNPSDGCVYYAGFLIRARISPPYSAEFVFQNTLTKEYDKFVQVTSQRSGQPGINAQEYSSYKIIMPEQQEQHAIGSFFSHLDHLITLHQRKLEKLQNIKKAMLEKMFV; encoded by the coding sequence ATGGATAAAACAAGAACAACGCCCGCAATCCGTTTCAAGGGATTTACAGACGCTTGGGAACAGCGTGAGTTGGGGGAGATAGTGCAAGTCACGATGGGACAATCGCCGGACGGAAACACATATTCCAACGAACCGAACGGCTATATTTTGATACAAGGGAATGCGGATTTACAAAATGGTTGGGTAGTACCAAGGGTATGGACAACACAAATAACAAAAATTGCGGCATCCGGAGACTTAATCATGAGTGTTCGAGCACCTGCGGGTGCAATGGGAAAAACCGCCTATCATGCGGTGATTGGTCGAGGAGTTGCTGCAATCAAAGGAAATGAGTTCATCTACCAGTTGCTTGTCAAAATGGATTCTGATGGATTTTGGAAGACCTATTCATGCGGGTCTACGTTTGAGTCACTGAACTCCGACAATGTAAAAAAAGCAGAGATTTCTGTTCCAAAAAGTGAGGAACAACACGCCATCGGCAGCTTTTTCTCACAGCTCGACCATCTTATCACCCTTCATCAGCGTAAGTATGATAAACTTCAAAACATCAAGAAGTCGATGCTCGAAAAAATGTTCCCAAAAAATAACAGCAAATTTCCGGAGATCCGTTTTCGCGGATTTACCGACGCTTGGGAACAGCGTGAGTTGGGGGAGATAAGTGATTCTCTTGAATACGGGCTTAATGCTGCGGCAAAAAGGTTTGATGGGAGAAATAAATATTTAAGGATTACAGATATTGACGATACAACCAGAAGTTTTATGCACACAGATATAACCTCGCCCGATTGTGATACAACCTACGCAGGAAAATATCAACTGCAAAAAAATGAAATTGTCTTTGCCAGAACAGGGGCGAGTGTTGGGAAAACCTATATTTATAACCCGTCAGACGGTTGTGTTTATTATGCCGGCTTTTTAATTAGAGCAAGAATCAGCCCCCCATATTCAGCTGAGTTCGTGTTTCAAAATACACTTACAAAAGAATATGACAAATTCGTTCAAGTGACTTCTCAACGCTCTGGTCAGCCGGGAATAAATGCACAAGAGTATTCTTCATATAAAATAATTATGCCCGAACAGCAGGAACAACACGCCATCGGCAGCTTTTTCTCACACCTCGACCATCTTATCACCCTTCATCAGCGTAAGCTCGAAAAGCTGCAAAATATCAAAAAGGCAATGCTTGAAAAGATGTTTGTCTGA
- the rpmB gene encoding 50S ribosomal protein L28 gives MASVCEVCGKGAMSGNNVSHSHVKTKRKWKPNIQRVRALVKGEVKHVNVCTRCLRSGNVERAV, from the coding sequence ATGGCAAGTGTATGCGAGGTCTGCGGCAAAGGGGCGATGAGCGGCAACAATGTGAGCCACTCCCATGTAAAGACGAAGCGCAAGTGGAAGCCGAATATTCAGCGTGTCCGCGCCCTTGTGAAGGGTGAGGTCAAACACGTCAATGTGTGTACGCGCTGCCTGCGTTCCGGCAACGTCGAGCGTGCCGTGTAA
- the brnQ gene encoding branched-chain amino acid transport system II carrier protein codes for MMFSIYFGAGNLIFPPALGQAAGEHTMLAMLGFMTTGIGLPLLGITAIALAGGEYVPLLRAKTWPLFATALLVILYLIIGPLFAMPRTGAVSFEIGIRPFLGEENLTLAQFIYTAIFFGTSYYLARNPNKIIDRVGKMLTPALLLVLFILFVQAFFAPLGTVLQPTGSYIDAPYAQGFQDGYQTMDLLASIAIGALVANAVRLRGITDSRAIGAACLISGLITVTLMAMVYGSLAYIGATSASVLGHSENGGQILSGAVGIFFGSAGNLLLAVIIALACLTTCCGITSSAAMFFNKLLKGRISYERLLLFSILFSFAASNIGLTQIIALAVPFLVVIYPLVIVFVILSLFDRWIGWRRSIYRCAMALTLVFSLLDGLHAAGLSSAPLHALLVEYIPFYAIMMGWVCPAIVGALIGFGVSLFRTAPTPAEEA; via the coding sequence ATGATGTTTTCCATCTACTTCGGCGCGGGCAATCTTATCTTCCCGCCTGCCCTCGGTCAGGCGGCGGGTGAGCACACGATGCTCGCCATGCTGGGCTTTATGACGACAGGCATCGGGCTGCCGCTGCTCGGCATCACGGCAATTGCTCTTGCGGGCGGCGAGTATGTCCCGCTGCTGCGTGCAAAGACGTGGCCGCTCTTTGCGACGGCACTGCTCGTCATCCTCTACCTCATCATCGGGCCGCTGTTTGCCATGCCGCGCACGGGTGCAGTTTCGTTCGAGATCGGTATCCGTCCCTTCCTCGGTGAGGAAAACCTTACGCTTGCGCAGTTCATCTATACGGCGATATTCTTCGGGACATCCTACTATCTCGCGCGGAACCCGAACAAGATCATCGACCGCGTGGGCAAGATGCTGACACCGGCGCTTCTGCTCGTGCTGTTCATCCTCTTTGTGCAGGCGTTTTTTGCGCCGCTCGGAACGGTGCTCCAACCGACGGGCAGCTACATCGACGCGCCATATGCACAGGGCTTTCAGGACGGCTACCAGACGATGGATCTGCTCGCCTCGATCGCCATCGGTGCGCTTGTGGCGAATGCGGTGCGCCTACGTGGGATCACGGACAGCCGTGCCATCGGTGCCGCGTGTCTCATCTCCGGGCTCATCACGGTGACGCTCATGGCGATGGTCTACGGATCGCTCGCCTACATCGGCGCAACGAGCGCATCCGTGCTCGGTCACTCGGAGAACGGCGGTCAGATTCTCTCGGGCGCAGTCGGCATCTTCTTCGGCTCTGCGGGCAATCTCCTGCTTGCCGTCATCATCGCGCTCGCGTGCCTGACAACGTGCTGCGGCATCACCTCAAGCGCGGCGATGTTCTTCAACAAGCTGCTGAAGGGGCGCATCTCGTATGAGCGGCTGCTTCTGTTTTCGATTCTCTTCAGCTTTGCCGCGTCGAATATCGGGCTGACGCAGATCATTGCGCTTGCCGTTCCGTTCCTTGTCGTGATCTATCCGCTCGTCATCGTGTTCGTCATTCTCTCCCTATTCGACCGCTGGATCGGTTGGCGCAGGAGCATCTATCGGTGTGCAATGGCGCTGACGCTTGTCTTCTCGCTGCTCGACGGTCTGCACGCAGCAGGGCTCTCAAGCGCACCGCTCCACGCGCTGCTCGTAGAGTACATCCCGTTCTACGCGATTATGATGGGTTGGGTCTGCCCTGCCATCGTCGGCGCACTCATCGGCTTCGGAGTTTCGCTGTTCCGGACGGCGCCCACGCCGGCGGAGGAGGCATAA
- a CDS encoding site-specific integrase has product MFTAVSSEMQFHVYYAKWIAVYKKGAIRKVTMDKYLMTHKWLVKLIPALKVREMNRIAYQQLLNDYAEFHERQTTMDFHHQLKGAILDAVDEGLIERDPTRKAIIKGRQPTAKKIKYLNQFELHTLLGSLTLKDRVNWDYFILLVAKTGMRFSEALALTPNDFDFAHQTLSINKTWDYKGNSGFQPTKNRSSVRKIQIDWQTVIQFSELVKHCPADAPIFIRTKVYNSTVNDVLSRHCRACRIPVISIHGLRHTHASLLLFTGVSIASVARRLGHSSMTTTQKTYLHIIQELENKDIDLVMRSLSGLT; this is encoded by the coding sequence ATGTTTACAGCCGTTTCATCCGAGATGCAGTTCCATGTATATTATGCAAAATGGATTGCAGTCTACAAAAAGGGCGCGATCCGAAAGGTGACGATGGACAAGTACCTCATGACACACAAATGGCTCGTGAAGCTCATCCCCGCGCTGAAGGTCAGAGAGATGAACCGCATTGCCTATCAGCAGCTGCTCAACGACTATGCGGAGTTTCACGAGCGGCAGACGACGATGGACTTCCACCACCAGCTCAAGGGTGCGATTCTCGATGCCGTGGACGAAGGGCTGATCGAACGTGACCCGACACGCAAGGCGATCATCAAGGGACGGCAGCCGACCGCGAAAAAGATCAAATATCTCAACCAATTCGAACTGCATACGCTCCTCGGCTCGCTTACGCTAAAGGATCGTGTGAACTGGGACTATTTCATCCTTCTGGTCGCAAAGACGGGAATGCGCTTTTCCGAGGCGCTTGCTCTCACCCCCAATGATTTTGACTTTGCACATCAGACATTATCCATCAACAAGACATGGGACTACAAGGGAAATAGCGGTTTTCAGCCGACGAAAAACCGCTCGTCTGTGCGTAAAATCCAGATCGACTGGCAGACGGTCATTCAGTTCTCCGAGCTGGTCAAGCACTGCCCCGCAGACGCCCCCATCTTCATCCGCACCAAGGTCTATAACTCTACGGTGAACGATGTCCTCAGCCGCCATTGCCGCGCGTGCCGCATCCCTGTGATCTCCATTCACGGGCTGCGCCACACGCACGCCTCACTTCTTCTCTTCACGGGTGTTTCCATCGCGAGTGTTGCACGGAGGTTGGGACACTCAAGTATGACGACGACACAAAAGACCTACCTGCACATTATTCAGGAGTTGGAGAACAAGGACATTGATCTCGTCATGCGGTCGCTCTCGGGGCTTACCTGA
- a CDS encoding DedA family protein, with protein sequence MEYFSQMFLSFIASWGYVAVAVLMAAENACIPIPSELILGFAGYLVSAGHMTFSGALLAGMIGGLLGSVFAYEVGARGGRPFVDKYGKYFFIKKSHVDTAQDWFDRYGLKAVFFSRMLPVIRTFISLPAGFARVDPKRFFTYTIAGSLPWTAAILYAGLMLGENWTDLMAYGHEASLIFVVCSAIAIVYFYLKWRKKQQRHLR encoded by the coding sequence GTGGAATACTTCTCTCAGATGTTTCTCTCGTTTATCGCGTCGTGGGGCTATGTTGCCGTCGCCGTGCTCATGGCGGCGGAAAATGCGTGCATTCCGATTCCGAGCGAGCTGATCCTCGGGTTTGCGGGCTACCTCGTTTCTGCGGGACATATGACCTTCTCGGGTGCGCTGCTTGCAGGGATGATCGGCGGGCTTCTTGGCTCGGTTTTTGCCTATGAGGTCGGTGCACGCGGCGGGCGTCCGTTCGTGGACAAGTATGGGAAATACTTCTTCATCAAAAAATCCCACGTCGATACGGCACAGGATTGGTTTGACCGCTATGGCCTCAAGGCGGTGTTCTTCAGCCGTATGCTGCCCGTGATCCGCACATTCATCTCGCTGCCGGCGGGATTTGCGCGGGTTGATCCGAAGCGGTTCTTCACCTACACCATCGCGGGATCGCTCCCGTGGACGGCGGCGATCCTCTACGCCGGACTGATGCTCGGCGAGAACTGGACGGATCTCATGGCGTACGGGCATGAGGCGAGCCTCATCTTTGTTGTATGCTCTGCTATCGCCATCGTCTATTTCTATCTCAAATGGAGGAAGAAGCAGCAGCGTCATTTGCGCTGA
- the codY gene encoding GTP-sensing pleiotropic transcriptional regulator CodY, which yields MITLLGKTRQINRLLQRSESVEYDGISRVLSNVLEANVYITDEGGKICGYALFDDDDDLMVNEVIELGQFPRKYVDWLNRLEETHANIRVDADGVSYEKEMAELFSGQNMVVTPIYGPRRRLGTLVVASGKKEFGDPDLLLCEYGATVVGMEMLRDAAQKSEVEARQREAVRIAVETLSYSERKAAHAILQELASQGKFEGRLIASRIADEAKITRSVIVNALRKFESAGVIESKSLGMKGTFVRVTNSYLMEKLPELEEYAADVQWANLGSGVSL from the coding sequence ATGATTACATTGCTGGGAAAAACACGGCAGATCAATCGTCTGCTTCAGCGCTCGGAAAGCGTTGAGTACGATGGGATCTCACGCGTGTTGAGCAATGTCCTTGAGGCGAACGTCTACATTACCGACGAGGGCGGAAAAATTTGCGGATATGCCCTGTTCGATGATGACGATGACCTCATGGTGAACGAAGTGATTGAGTTGGGACAGTTCCCACGGAAGTATGTCGACTGGCTCAACCGTTTGGAGGAAACGCACGCCAATATTCGCGTGGATGCGGACGGCGTTTCCTATGAGAAAGAGATGGCGGAACTTTTCTCCGGACAGAACATGGTCGTCACACCGATCTACGGCCCACGGCGCAGACTGGGGACACTCGTCGTGGCAAGCGGAAAGAAAGAGTTTGGAGATCCTGACCTTCTGCTCTGCGAGTACGGTGCAACCGTGGTCGGTATGGAGATGCTGCGCGATGCTGCACAGAAAAGTGAGGTTGAGGCGCGTCAGCGCGAGGCGGTACGCATTGCTGTGGAAACACTGTCGTACTCCGAGCGCAAGGCGGCGCACGCGATTCTACAGGAGCTCGCGAGCCAGGGGAAGTTCGAGGGTCGACTGATCGCCTCGCGCATCGCCGACGAGGCGAAGATCACGCGCTCGGTCATTGTCAACGCGCTGCGTAAATTCGAGTCTGCGGGGGTCATTGAGTCGAAGTCGCTCGGCATGAAGGGGACATTCGTGCGTGTCACGAACTCCTACCTCATGGAGAAGCTGCCCGAACTTGAGGAGTATGCCGCTGATGTCCAGTGGGCGAACCTCGGCAGCGGCGTGAGCCTCTGA